Below is a genomic region from Diabrotica undecimpunctata isolate CICGRU chromosome 7, icDiaUnde3, whole genome shotgun sequence.
ATTTATCACTAATAACCTACAGCgtatatttattgattattctCCAGGAAATGGAAATGGCAATGGAAAAGGAAATGGTAATGGTAATGGTAATGGAGGCGGAAACGGTAACGGTGACGTCATCCCAATTATTTCATCCGAAAATGTCAACAATGGCGATGGAAGTTATAAATGGAGGTAGAGTACCTATATATTAACAGTAATatatcttttgtttatttttagacaTAAATTTACGTAATTAGTCAAACTATTGGTTTGTCCTGAATTACTTTCGTTTAAAATACACTTTAAATATCTCTCTGTATGtatagagtagggagggcgagttaagttccacagcacttaggccacaattgagcCATTGTGCATTCTTCCAGGGAGCTGTTGTCCTTAGCTCATTGTATAttctgccatttctaggaagatgGATAAGTCACCAGGGGACATAtcccttatgtgggcaggtgtagGCCAGGACTCGTcaaacgcgtactctcgtattaacgataaatttgggcattcacataggacaggCTCTACAGTCTTGTCTTCTCGTTCATACTTCCTGCATAGATGTTTGTCTACTAGCCCCAGTGGGttgaggtgtttgcttagttgacaatgaccagttaaaaaatcAACTGACAAGCGTAGGTTtctcctggtcattcccaagtactacTTTAATTTTGACTTTTCAAGGTAATTTAGTGTTACCCTAGCAAGTCTACATCCTTGCTACACTGTAAGTTTTAAAAAATCTAGTTAAGTTTAAGCTGGCTATCCAAATTTAATTCACACGTCTCACACTCATTCTAAGTGAAACATTAACTCATCCTATATACCTACTATTGGCACTTTCTACAGTGGAATTATGTTTCCAAAAGAACGCCTTCTCGGATTGCTCAAAAAGCGTCTTCCTGTATTTTAAGTTGTTGGCTATTGTGATAGTTATGTATGATTTCCATCATTTACTTTGCTGTTTTATTTATATCAAAGGTATTAACTATTTTAGTGTCAAACACCTTTTCAACCATGTAATTAAACGTTTTTTGTGAACTATATACTTTTCTGTCAATTAACATAATGTTTTCACTTGTCTTTCACAGCTTCGAATCAGGCAATGGCATCAAAGCTCAAGAAGAAGGAGAACTCAAACCCGGCGGTGAAGAAGGAATCCAATCCGCAGTAGGTTCCTACTCATACACAGCCCCAGATGGAACGGAAATCAAAGTGGAATACACTGCTGACGAAAACGGTTTCGTACCAGTCGGTGACCACCTCCCCACACCACCCCCAATCCCACCAGAAATCCAAAAGCTTTTGGACCAAATCGCTGAAGAAGGAGCTAATGGTGGTGGAAATGGAAATGGAAATGGAAATGGAGGCGGTAATGGTGGTGGTAATGGAGGAGGTAACGGCGGTGGTAATGGAGGTGGAAATGGAGGAGGTAATGGAGGAGGAAACGGAAATGGATACCGTTATTAGAAGCGTAGGTATAATATATCCTTTACGTTCAATTAATATAATTTTCTTGATCCTAGCATTAAATCCCCATTGTTTAAACTACAAATGATTATGAACTTTTGCTTGGATCTTGCGTTTGACTCATTAAATAACAATCTAACAATTAGATACTCTAAattacaaagagataaagaagaaTTTGTAGTTTAGCAGAAAACAACTGGAAATTATTTGAAATCCAAATAAATGAAGATGTCAAATTAACTATTATGTTAAAAGAAGAAGTTATATGTCCAATACTCTAAATAAAGGAGGTTTTGGTAAAGATAATATACGCTTAAAATAACTTGATTCACATTGATTCTTgcttttacaaaaattttttcaaatgaCTTAATTTACTACATATTTATTCCTTCATGTTTGGATATTTTTAGTTGCAAAACTTGTCATATTTTGAATTGAATTAAGATTGGTACATTATTCAATCAGTTtaattatattcatatttttttttaatattttaatagtaatcaaattttcatattttttaaattattttgtaaatttatgACCTGGAAAATCACTATTATACtcattaaaactaaaaatatatttatatatttaatatcttGCCTATAATCAAATTAATAACTCCATTAATCAATATTCTCTTTCAGATCCCATCAAAACCGACGACGCGCCAGTTACCTTTTTCCAATCAAGCAACGTTATTATATAAGAATATTTATTTAAGCATTCTGCCAATGTATATATTCATAGAGAATCATTCATATTATATAATGTCCTTTTATTTGGgcgtaaataataaaatataaatataaagtttgtttaaaatttcagttttattttaaaccagCCAAAAATAGCTTACGAGTTTTTGTCTCTCACATGAGAATAGAAAAGAAACTTTTCTATTCTCATGTGAGTAAGAAACGCATAAAACTTCTATGAAATAAGGATATAACTAGTGTTATCAGTGAAGTATTAGTAAATTTCTATCTTAGTCCATACATACTGAATTCTGTCCCTCATTAAGACTCTGAAAAGGTTCATTCTAATTAGAGCATTTGCTCGCTTGGCCAAATGGTTGTCATTTGCCTCCTTCTGGTTCAGTATTCATATACaagacataaaattaaatattattttgttatctgaaaaccaatttttttaatatattttctttaatttattccACAATAAACATCACCACAATCTAATAGAAAATTTATAAGCAAGTGATTCAAAACCTAAACCAACTAAACTGTTTCAACTTAACATCCAACCTTAATCTTTAAGTTAGTTTTTAAAACTTATCTATCTCACTTAATAATTGCTTGAAACCGTTGGTTAAAAAAGATATCGAGATCAAAACGGATTTGAATatgcttttaatttattattctaGGTTTTGTTGGCCCCAAAGAgacctttaataaataattttaggcCATTCGATTTTTCCGAATTTGTTAGAAATATTCATCTTTTGTCTCCAATACAAAAATTAAGGTAAATAACTATTTAcctcatttttttctttaaacatCTTTTGAATTTTTTGAATCTCTAGAAGTATAGCAAACAAGTTGTCACTCCTATTTTTCATTAatcagtttaaaaataaattcactgGTCATACCATTACTGTGTTCTTTCAACTCTAAAAACTAACAGATATTAGAGATTTAAAGCTCTATGAAACAACATATATTTGAAAAGATTTGTTTATCTCATTAttggtaataaaaataatttaatcacCTTTTTTCTTTACTGTATTATTTAGAA
It encodes:
- the LOC140446374 gene encoding uncharacterized protein encodes the protein MSNMRLILATLLVGICSAARLDNTYLPPGAKGAGGGPGLTAPFGPGGGGIRPGGGGGGGGGGGGGGGGGGGGKFGGNGNGNGKGNGNGNGNGGGNGNGDVIPIISSENVNNGDGSYKWSFESGNGIKAQEEGELKPGGEEGIQSAVGSYSYTAPDGTEIKVEYTADENGFVPVGDHLPTPPPIPPEIQKLLDQIAEEGANGGGNGNGNGNGGGNGGGNGGGNGGGNGGGNGGGNGGGNGNGYRY